CCTTGCGGCACAGCGAGCCGATTTCGCGCTCCAGATTCCGCAACCCTGCCTCGCGGGTGTAGCCGGTGATGATGCGCTCTATGAGCGCGTCAGGCACGGTCACCTCGCGCGGAGACAGGCCGTTTTCCTTGGCCTGGCGCGGCAGCAGGTAGCGGCGGGCGATGGCCAGCTTTTCCTGCATGGTGTAGCCGGGAATGGAGATGACCTCCATGCGGTCGCGCAGGGGCGGGGGAATGGTGTCCAACTGGTTGGCGGTGCAGATGAACATGACCTTGGACAGGTCGAAGGGCACGTTCAGGTAGTGGTCGCTGAACGAGAAGTTCTGTTCCGGGTCCAGCACCTCCAGCAGTGCCGATGACGGATCGCCCCGGAAGTCGGAGCCGATCTTGTCGATTTCATCCAGCATCAGCACGGGGTTGCGCGTGCCCAGCTGCTTCAGGCTCTGCACGATGCGCCCCGGCATGGCGCCGATGTAGGTGCGTCGGTGGCCGCGGATTTCCGCCTCGTCGCGCATGCCGCCCAGCGAGATGCGCTGGAACTTGCGGCCCATGGCGCGGGCGATGGACCGGCCCAGCGAGGTCTTGCCCACGCCGGGAGGCCCCGCGAAGCACAGGATGGGCCCTTTGGACTTGGGGTTCAGCTTGCGCACGCTGAGGTATTCCAGAATGCGGTCCTTGACCTTGGCAAGGCCCAGGTGGTCCTCGTCCAGGATCACCTTGGCCTTGTTGATGTCCAGCCGGTCGCGCGAAAGCTTGGCCCACGGCAGTTCCGCCAGCCATTCCAGGTAGGTGCGCACCACGGTGGCCTCGGACGAGTCGGGGTGCATGGAGGCTAGGCGGCGCAGTTGCTTGTCGGCCTCCTTGCGGACTTCACGCGGCAACCCGGAACGTTCCAGGGCGCGGGTGAGGTCTTCCAGTTCCTCGTCCTCGTTGCCCGATTCACCCAGTTCGCGGCGGATGGCCTTCATCTGCTCGCGCAGGAAGTAGTCCTTCTGGGCCTTGTCCATGCCCTCGCGCGCCATGCTCTGGATCTTGGCCTGCATGGACGCCACTTCCACTTCCTTGACCAGCTGCTCGTTGACCAGACGCAGCCGGGCGTCGGGGTCGGTGCATTCCAGGATGGCCTGCGCGTCGGAAACCTTCATGCGCAGGTTGGCGGCGATGAGGTCGGCAAGGCGGCCCGGATCGTCCACGGAATTGAGCACGGCCATGATGTCCGAGGTGGCGATGCCGCGCAGCGAAAGGATCTTTTCGCTCTGCTCGCGGGCGGCGCGCATCATGGCTTCCTGCTCCACCGTGGGCGGGCCCAGTTCCGGCTCGGGCAGGGTTTCCACGCGGGCGGTAAGGTAGCCGTCGCCCACGCCGAAGGATTCCACGCGGGCGCGGCTGATGCCCTGCACCAGCACCTTCAGCCGGTTGTCGGGCATCTTCAGCATGCGCATGATCATGACCACCGTGCCGGTGGGGTGCAGGTCTTCCGGCGCGGGGTCGTCCACCGATTCGTCGCGCTGGGTGCAGATCATCAGATAGCGGCTGCCGTTGAGGGCGGCGTCCACGGCCTGCACCGACTTTTCGCGGCCCACGAACAGGGGCAGGATCATGTAGTTGAACACCACCACGTCGCGCACGGGTAGCACGGGCAGTTCGTCGGGCAGCACGGGCAGTTCCGGACCTTCGGGCGTCTCCGAAGATTCGGAGCCGCCGGGATTGTCCGCGTCGGGGCCGCTCAGGCCATCGAAATCAAGGGCACGGGCATCGTCACCGGCGCGCGGCGGCGCGGACACGGCAACCTCGATGCCGGCGGTCTTGCCCGGAGCGGCCTGATCCGGTGCAACCTGCTCCGGGTCGTCCTGGGCGCCGGTCTGGACGGCGATGACGGTGACGCCATTTGCAGCGTCGGGCGCGGCGTCGGGGGCCGGACCGGAGGCCGCATCGGCGGCAGGGCTGGCGGACGCCGAGTCCTGCTTCTTTTGCGGCTTGCCGGTGGTTTGGCCGGATTCGTCGGGGGTGCCGTCGTCGTATATGTCGTCGGTCATGCGGGGTGCTCCTCGCGAGTCAGAATCGGATATGGAAATCTTGCAGGGGGGCGTTCTGTCCGTCCCGCGTGCCGGGCGCATCGGATGGTTGTCCGTCCACGGAATGCATGTTCAGGGCGTGCTCGTTCAGGGCCTGTTCTTCCACCCCGGTGACCCTGGCGAACATGGGGCCTTTCCACAGGGCCTCGCGCAGGGCGTCCATGCGCTCGTCCGGCCCCTCGGCTTCCAGTTCCACGCTGCCGTCGGGCAGATTGCGCACCCACCCGGCAAGCCTCAGGGCGCGGGCGGTGCGCCCGGTCCACGAGCGAAACCCCACCCCCTGCACCCGGCCGGTGACCCTGAATCGGCTGCGTGGCATGGGCGTGTGCTCCCGGTTTTGTCCGGCGTCGGCGTGCCGGGCGGTGTGCTGCGGGGGCGTCCTGCCTTGGAGGCGGCTGCCGCCAGTTCAGGTTTCCGCCAGATCGGGCCGTTGCCGGACGAGGTTTCTGCCGGATGGGGCTTCCGTCAGATAAGGCCGTCGTCCTTCAGGCTGTAGCAGGCGTCGTCGGTGACGATGACGTGATCCAGCAGGCGCATGCCGATGGCCTTGGCCGAAAGTTCCAGTTGCCGGGTGATCTCGATGTCTCCCGCCGACGGCGACGGATTGCCGCCGGGGTGGTTGTGCACCAGGATGATCGATGCCGCCTTGTGCCGCAGGGCCAGTTCCAGGATTTCGCGCGGGTACACGACCGATGCGTTCACCGTGCCGCGCGAGGCCCGTTCCCACG
This genomic window from Nitratidesulfovibrio sp. SRB-5 contains:
- a CDS encoding acylphosphatase, whose product is MPRSRFRVTGRVQGVGFRSWTGRTARALRLAGWVRNLPDGSVELEAEGPDERMDALREALWKGPMFARVTGVEEQALNEHALNMHSVDGQPSDAPGTRDGQNAPLQDFHIRF
- the lon gene encoding endopeptidase La, which encodes MTDDIYDDGTPDESGQTTGKPQKKQDSASASPAADAASGPAPDAAPDAANGVTVIAVQTGAQDDPEQVAPDQAAPGKTAGIEVAVSAPPRAGDDARALDFDGLSGPDADNPGGSESSETPEGPELPVLPDELPVLPVRDVVVFNYMILPLFVGREKSVQAVDAALNGSRYLMICTQRDESVDDPAPEDLHPTGTVVMIMRMLKMPDNRLKVLVQGISRARVESFGVGDGYLTARVETLPEPELGPPTVEQEAMMRAAREQSEKILSLRGIATSDIMAVLNSVDDPGRLADLIAANLRMKVSDAQAILECTDPDARLRLVNEQLVKEVEVASMQAKIQSMAREGMDKAQKDYFLREQMKAIRRELGESGNEDEELEDLTRALERSGLPREVRKEADKQLRRLASMHPDSSEATVVRTYLEWLAELPWAKLSRDRLDINKAKVILDEDHLGLAKVKDRILEYLSVRKLNPKSKGPILCFAGPPGVGKTSLGRSIARAMGRKFQRISLGGMRDEAEIRGHRRTYIGAMPGRIVQSLKQLGTRNPVLMLDEIDKIGSDFRGDPSSALLEVLDPEQNFSFSDHYLNVPFDLSKVMFICTANQLDTIPPPLRDRMEVISIPGYTMQEKLAIARRYLLPRQAKENGLSPREVTVPDALIERIITGYTREAGLRNLEREIGSLCRKVARRKAEGEKGPFRVTPRMLEKLLGAPRFIDEEKEAELLPGVALGLAWTPYGGEVLHVEVTPMKGKGGVTMTGQLGDVMKESAQAAISYARSRAEQLGIEPDFSEKLDLHIHVPAGATPKDGPSAGVTMVTALLSAITGKPVRSDLCMTGEITLRGRVLPVGGIKEKILAGVARGMQHVIIPRQNVKDLEDIPADLLRRIQVHPVAHIDDLLPLAFPKE